A stretch of Clostridium formicaceticum DNA encodes these proteins:
- the tnpC gene encoding IS66 family transposase produces the protein MKTGIKMTKINLQNQLDEKTKELILKMEEELEAKDKEIENLKNELAYLKNQVLNKNRKIFGSSSEQANTIQVSFFDEAEKDSNLKAAEPTIEEITYKRTKPTSNTGKKDNLANLEKIVIEHKLDEDQQSCRDCSSDLVVIGKKSKEVLKYIPAKLYVEEHLTYSYACRSCEENNDKANIITTKAPKTLLHKSMASNELLSHVINLKYQHALPLNRQESYFKMMGANLSRQTLANWVIGAAHELDPIYQLMKEELLKRNYIQADETVVKVLDDRGKESNKQKYMWLYKSPDKDQPIVIYDYQKTRSGSCPRNFLSGFSGYMQTDGYAGYNKVENVKRLYCLAHIRRKFHEIIVNLDEEALKSSRALIGFNYCAQLYKIEKDLKEQHSGKEDFYERRYKKRLKASKPIIEAFIAYVDREIKDAVPKSALGKALAYTKPLLPSFKVFLEDGSLEIDNNAAERSIRPFVVGRSNWLFSASTKGAESSALIYSIIETARNNNLVVEKYLLYLMNHFSNVDPQDKESLLKLLPFSKDLPEDLKVQAK, from the coding sequence ATGAAAACGGGGATAAAAATGACGAAGATAAATTTACAAAACCAACTGGATGAAAAGACGAAAGAACTAATTTTAAAAATGGAAGAAGAGCTTGAAGCAAAGGATAAGGAAATAGAAAACTTGAAAAATGAGTTAGCTTATCTTAAAAATCAAGTACTTAATAAAAACAGAAAAATATTTGGCTCTTCCAGTGAACAGGCTAATACTATACAGGTATCCTTTTTTGATGAAGCTGAAAAAGATAGTAACTTAAAAGCAGCTGAGCCTACTATTGAGGAAATTACTTACAAGAGAACGAAGCCAACCAGCAATACTGGAAAAAAAGATAACTTAGCAAACCTAGAAAAAATAGTAATTGAGCATAAGCTTGATGAAGATCAACAGTCCTGCAGAGATTGTTCCAGTGATTTAGTGGTTATAGGTAAGAAGTCAAAGGAAGTGTTAAAGTATATACCTGCAAAGCTGTATGTAGAAGAACATCTAACCTACAGCTATGCCTGCAGATCATGTGAAGAAAATAATGATAAAGCAAATATAATTACAACAAAGGCTCCAAAGACCTTGCTACATAAGAGTATGGCATCTAACGAGCTTCTTAGTCATGTCATAAATTTAAAATACCAGCATGCACTGCCTTTAAATAGACAAGAATCCTACTTCAAGATGATGGGGGCAAATCTTTCTAGACAAACCCTTGCCAACTGGGTTATTGGTGCAGCCCATGAACTAGATCCAATTTATCAGCTTATGAAGGAAGAGCTCCTTAAGAGAAACTATATCCAGGCTGATGAAACAGTTGTTAAAGTTTTAGATGATAGGGGCAAGGAGTCCAATAAACAAAAGTATATGTGGCTCTATAAATCCCCAGATAAAGACCAGCCTATTGTCATTTACGATTACCAAAAGACAAGGTCTGGTTCTTGTCCTAGGAATTTCTTAAGTGGATTCTCCGGATATATGCAAACCGATGGTTATGCTGGGTATAATAAAGTTGAAAATGTCAAAAGACTTTATTGCCTAGCCCATATAAGAAGAAAGTTCCACGAAATAATAGTAAACCTAGATGAAGAAGCCCTAAAGTCTTCAAGAGCATTAATAGGGTTTAATTATTGTGCTCAGCTTTATAAGATTGAAAAAGACCTAAAAGAACAGCATAGTGGAAAAGAAGATTTCTATGAGAGACGTTATAAAAAACGACTTAAGGCATCTAAGCCAATAATAGAAGCGTTTATAGCTTATGTAGATAGAGAAATAAAAGATGCTGTTCCCAAAAGTGCCCTTGGTAAAGCTTTGGCATATACCAAACCACTACTTCCAAGCTTCAAAGTATTCCTAGAAGACGGATCTTTAGAAATAGATAATAATGCTGCAGAGCGATCTATAAGACCATTTGTGGTGGGTCGTAGCAATTGGCTTTTCTCGGCTTCTACCAAAGGTGCAGAGTCTAGTGCATTAATCTATAGCATCATTGAAACGGCTAGGAATAATAATTTAGTTGTTGAAAAATATTTACTTTACTTAATGAACCACTTCTCAAATGTAGACCCTCAAGACAAGGAAAGCTTATTAAAACTACTACCTTTTTCAAAGGATCTACCTGAAGATTTAAAAGTTCAAGCTAAGTAA
- a CDS encoding nucleotidyltransferase family protein, translated as MKSIDLLNEKRSEILKVAELNGVVKISLFGSVARKEENDKSDIDFLVEFEDGRTLFDLIRLKHDLESLLDKEVDVVTKKSLHPLIKEQVMTEAVEI; from the coding sequence ATGAAATCAATCGACTTATTAAATGAAAAGCGAAGTGAGATACTAAAAGTTGCAGAATTAAATGGTGTAGTTAAAATAAGCCTATTTGGTTCAGTTGCTAGGAAAGAAGAAAATGATAAAAGTGATATTGATTTTTTAGTTGAGTTTGAAGACGGGAGAACTTTATTTGATTTAATTAGATTAAAACATGATTTAGAATCGTTATTAGATAAAGAAGTAGATGTAGTTACAAAGAAATCATTACATCCTTTGATTAAAGAGCAAGTAATGACTGAGGCGGTGGAGATATGA
- the ltrA gene encoding group II intron reverse transcriptase/maturase, whose protein sequence is MYFAKETLAGHVGLDKLMQTSLRGIRQKAKQNKNHRFQNLYRLLNEETLIEAWRKINKNASAGIDKITAKEFKLNLRENIQEITSSLKDKRYRAKLVRRVNIPKGNDKTRPLGIPTISDKLVQRAVAQILEAIYEEDFLNCRYGYRPNIGAQQAIKDLTKELQFNKYSYIVEADIKGFFDNINHEWLIKMIEERVHDSALIRLITKWLKAGVIDGSHLVIHPAIGTPQGGIISPILANIYLHFALDLWFEKIVKPRCKGEAYLCRYADDFVCAFRYKKDAEKFYETLGYRLGKFGLELSKEKTNIIRFSRFRKEENTHFDFLGFEFRWGVSRKGKDIIKRSTSKKKLRSSLLNFKVWCKENRDNRMRKITDMLNQKFRGYYNYYGLIGNYKSLWKFYTIAMEILYKWLNRRSQRKSFNWSEFTRLMKWYGILKPKILESPNN, encoded by the coding sequence ATGTACTTCGCAAAGGAAACATTAGCCGGACATGTCGGGCTGGACAAACTAATGCAAACCTCACTGCGAGGAATAAGGCAGAAGGCAAAACAAAATAAAAATCACCGATTTCAAAATCTCTACAGGCTACTAAACGAAGAGACTCTGATAGAAGCGTGGAGGAAAATAAATAAAAATGCCTCAGCAGGAATCGATAAGATAACAGCTAAGGAATTCAAGCTAAATCTAAGAGAAAATATTCAAGAAATCACAAGTAGTCTGAAGGATAAAAGATATCGGGCAAAACTGGTTCGTAGAGTTAATATCCCGAAGGGAAATGATAAAACGCGTCCACTTGGTATTCCAACAATATCAGATAAACTAGTTCAGAGGGCTGTTGCCCAGATATTAGAAGCGATCTATGAAGAGGATTTCCTCAATTGTAGGTATGGGTATCGCCCTAACATAGGAGCTCAACAAGCGATCAAAGATCTAACTAAAGAGCTACAGTTTAATAAGTATAGCTATATAGTAGAAGCTGATATCAAAGGATTCTTCGACAATATCAATCATGAATGGTTGATCAAAATGATTGAAGAAAGAGTTCATGACAGTGCTCTTATCAGATTGATTACAAAATGGCTAAAGGCAGGAGTGATCGACGGCAGTCATTTAGTGATACATCCAGCTATTGGAACACCTCAAGGTGGTATCATTAGTCCGATTCTAGCGAATATATATTTACACTTTGCTTTAGATCTTTGGTTTGAGAAAATCGTTAAGCCCAGGTGTAAAGGTGAGGCTTACTTATGTAGATATGCTGATGACTTTGTATGCGCCTTTCGATATAAGAAGGATGCAGAAAAGTTCTATGAAACACTAGGATATAGATTAGGCAAGTTTGGATTGGAATTATCTAAGGAAAAGACCAATATTATCAGATTTTCGAGATTTCGCAAGGAAGAAAATACTCATTTTGATTTTCTAGGGTTTGAGTTTCGGTGGGGGGTGTCCCGCAAGGGAAAAGATATCATCAAGAGAAGTACTTCTAAGAAGAAATTAAGATCATCTTTACTGAATTTCAAAGTATGGTGCAAGGAAAATAGAGATAACAGAATGAGGAAAATAACTGATATGCTGAATCAGAAATTTAGAGGATATTACAATTACTACGGATTGATTGGGAACTACAAAAGTCTATGGAAATTCTATACCATCGCTATGGAAATCTTATATAAGTGGCTAAATAGACGAAGTCAGAGAAAGAGTTTCAACTGGAGCGAATTCACTAGACTGATGAAATGGTATGGGATATTAAAACCAAAGATTTTAGAGAGCCCAAATAACTAG